The Ornithodoros turicata isolate Travis chromosome 7, ASM3712646v1, whole genome shotgun sequence genome includes a region encoding these proteins:
- the LOC135400537 gene encoding uncharacterized protein LOC135400537, with the protein MTGDRISLERRRQIVSMSLAVHSQRTIAREVGCCLSSVNRIIQRFRDEGQLEDAPRSERPRATTSDENRAIIAANVVDPFLTVVDLKKELSLQASSTTIRRRLACPGGLRSGSRNTERQDWTLPYATGSVTPRSGATCSLLMRQRLVRSGPSGGGYPPQYVHSVVSSGRHSVSEWGALSHQGLRPLVRLDGRFKGAAYVRVIENELLPCVLDGLFPDGCFVLQQERSPVHMLSTVQRN; encoded by the exons ATGACCGGCGACAGGATTAGTCTGGAGCGGAGGCGACAGATCGTGTCCATGTCGCTTGCAGTGCATTCTCAGCGAACGATTGCTCGAGAGGTGGGATGCTGCTTGTCTTCGGTGAACCGTATCATTCAGCGCTTCCGTGATGAAGGGCAACTTGAAGATGCACCGAGGTCTGAACGGCCGCGGGCAACGACGTCGGACGAGAACAGGGCAATAATTGCTGCAAACGTGGTCGACCCGTTTCTGACGGTTGTCGATCTAAAGAAGGAGCTGAGCCTCCAAGCGTCGAGTACAACCATCCGACGAAGATTAGCGTGCCCCGGGGGTCTCCGTTCCGGAAGCCGGAACACCGAGAGGCAAGACTGGACTTTGCCTTACGCTACGGGGAGTGTGACCCCGCGCAGTGGAGCCACGTGCAGTTTACTGATGAGGCAACGTTTAGTACGAAGTGGTCCCAGTGGAGGCGG atATCCACCCCAGTACGTTCACAGCGTTGTCTCCAGTGGACGGCACTCCGTGAGCGAGTGGGGCGCCCTTTCGCACCAGGGCTTGAGGCCTCTTGTCCGCCTAGACGGCCGCTTCAAAGGAGCAGCATACGTTAGAGTCATCGAAAATGAACTGCTCCCATGCGTCCTTGACGGTCTTTTCCCTGACGGTTGCTTTGTTCTACAGCAAGAGAGAAGCCCGGTTCACATGTTGTCCACTGTCCAGCGCAACTAG